A region from the Hydra vulgaris chromosome 10, alternate assembly HydraT2T_AEP genome encodes:
- the LOC136085967 gene encoding uncharacterized protein LOC136085967: MSKLDLKACNHCGKKMKSLLSYMIHYQSHRNLANIQFPCCIQNCRIIFKTYSTFKLHIRKEHNKSIIENKPTTEINNIFQSFKCDIALCKKVCAGLSQFILHLKLHLELLDRIHCPYMNCKSSYTNRNSFASHITRRHKQWDSSFIMPLYVVHSLNSSNLNNNKDVNTLEQESISCGSLEHYENKEFHDCIDDISSEKYLKDQALFFLKLQVKNIFPASCVQSIFDELMVVNNLSTQFSVQSLTSAISNQSSDICEIILSEFSKSEQITINSLYALSTNKKRKAYFHKNMSYISPIEFTLGFDANKKFRTVHHVPIKDLLKMMYNKHSNEPGFWVKHEENFGIYSDLLSGSLIQDIAKSDDKILYLILYQDSFEIVNPIGSGKKKHKILAVYLTLANIPSHKRYASEQLQLVLMCKDADLKYFGHSKVFAPIFSELAEISGFVSVSESLSIKIKLLCILGDNLGSHSIGGFCENFSTVSHFCQYCLATRAEFDFNPQFCGLDRTESSHNNSLFQLAQNNGNNFEGIKFNSPFNGLCGFHSTGLPPCLTHDIFEGVASRDMYLFVKYFVSKRWFSFNNINRRINMQKYFEGDALDKPCEMNKTSSTEKLSGHAVQNWVFLRLFPLYIGIYILDFEDPVWLLYLRLKEIVEIICSPKIDIQHIAYLQVLINGYLSSRRELFSSSKLLPKHHYLSHYPQLILRYGPLMRVFTLRFEQKHSYFKKYARNFNNYKHVCKTLTETHQLLQSYNNSSIPSSKIYAVNSFSFNVKNFSSTISEAIITTCGQLPDTFSTHIVYQGTHYKKDLFLIFDFTKDHELPIFARILFLFFDTHGNEYALINEQNTQFVHELGMYEVCGENNEIRCIMIASLIDYLPLPSYKHCNRSFISLKHSVSCSSNNYR, translated from the exons atgtcTAAATTGGATTTAAAAGCATGCAACCATTGtggcaaaaaaatgaaatctttgCTGAGTTATATGATTCATTATCAAAGCCATCGCAATTTAGCTAATATTCAGTTTCCTTGTTGCATTCAAAATTGcagaattattttcaaaacgtaTTCAACTTTCAAATTGCATATAAGAAAAgaacataataaaagtattattgaaaataaaccaacaacagaaataaataacattttccaAAGTTTTAAATGTGATATTGCACTATGTAAAAAAGTATGTGCTGGACTATCTCAGTTTATCTTACATCTTAAATTGCATCTTGAATTACTTGACCGCATTCATTGTCCTTACATGAATTGCAAAAGTTCGTACACTAATCGAAATTCATTTGCATCTCATATAACAAGACGACACAAGCAATGGGATTCAAGTTTTATCATGCCACTGTATGTTGTACATAGCTTAAATTCTTCtaatttaaacaacaataaagaTGTTAACACCCTTGAACAAGAAAGCATTTCATGTGGATCTTTAGAACACTATGAAAATAAAGAGTTTCATGATTGTATTGATGATATttcttctgaaaaatatttgaaggaTCAagctctcttttttttaaaattgcaagtaaaaaatatatttccagCTTCTTGTGTTCAATCTATTTTTGATGAACTTATGGTAGTTAATAATTTGAGTACTCAATTCTCTGTTCAAAGTCTGACTTCTGCAATCTCGAATCAAAGCAGTGATATCtgtgaaattattttaagtgaATTTTCTAAGTCAGAACAAATAACGATAAACAGTTTGTACGCTTTaagtactaataaaaaaaggaaagcttattttcataaaaacatgAGTTACATATCTCCAATAGAATTTACTTTAGGTTTTGAtgccaataaaaaatttagaactgtTCATCATGTTCCAATAAAGGACTTGTTAAAAATGATGTACAATAAACACAGCAATGAACCTGGGTTTTGGGTAAAACATGAGGAAAATTTTGGTATATATTCAGACTTACTGAGTGGATCCCTAATTCAAGATATTGCAAAGTctgatgataaaattttatatcttattctATATCAAGATTCTTTTGAAATTGTCAACCCAATTggatcaggaaaaaaaaaacataaaatacttgCAGTTTACTTAACATTAGCTAATATTCCATCACACAAGAGATATGCATCGGAGCAGCTACAGCTGGTACTTATGTGTAAAGATGCAGATTTAAAGTACTTTGGCCACAGCAAAGTATTTGCACCAATATTTTCTGAATTGGCAGAAATATCTGGTTTTGTTTCAGTTTCTGAAagtttatctataaaaataaaacttctatgCATACTAGGGGATAATTTAGGATCACATTCTATAGGAGgcttttgtgaaaattttagcACAGTTTCACACTTTTGTCAATACTGTTTAGCAACACGTGCAGAGTTTGATTTTAACCCTCAATTCTGTGGACTAGATCGAACAGAATCAAGCCATAATAATAGCCTGTTTCAATTAGCTCAGAATAATGGTAACAATTTTGAaggaataaaatttaattcaccATTTAATGGTTTATGTGGATTTCATTCTACAGGTTTGCCACCATGCTTAACTCATGATATCTTCGAAGGCGTTGCTTCACGAGatatgtatttatttgttaaatattttgttagtaaGCGATGGTTTTCATTTAACAACATCAACAGAAGAATTAACATGCAGAAATATTTTGAAGGAGATGCCTTGGATAAACCTTGTGAGATGAATAAAACTTCGAGTACTGAAAAGTTAAGTGGTCATGCAGTTCAAAACTGGGTGTTTTTGCGTTTGTTTCCCCTTTATATAGGAATTTACATTCTAGATTTTGAAGATCCTGTGTGGTTATTGTATTTAAGactaaaagaaattgttgagATTATATGTTCACCTAAAATTGACATTCAACATATTGCTTATCTGCAGGTTTTAATAAATGGTTATTTGTCTTCTCGTAGAGAATTATTCTCTTCTTCTAAACTATTACCAAAACATCATTATTTGTCCCACTATCCACAGCTAATTTTACGTTACGGGCCTCTAATGCGAGTTTTCACTTTAAGGTTTGAACAAAAGCattcttactttaaaaaatatgccagaaattttaacaattacaaGCATGTATGTAAAACCTTAACAGAGACACACCAGTTGTTGCAATCATACAATAATTCAAGCATACCAAGTTCAAAAATTTATGCGGTCAATTCATTTTCATTCAatgtcaaaaattttagttctaCCATTTCTGAGGCAATTATAACTACATGTGGACAACTGCCGGATACATTTTCTACCCATATTGTCTATCAAGGTACCCattacaaaaaagatttattcttgATTTTTGACTTTACAAAGGATCACGAACTTCCTATTTTTGCAagaattttgtttcttttttttgatacaCATGGAAACGAGTATGCTCTTATTAATGAGCAGAACACACAATTTGTGCATGAGCTTGGTATGTATGAGGTGTGTGGAGAAAATAATGAGATTCGATGTATAATGATTGCTTCTTTAATAGACTACCTTCCGCTACCATCTTACAAGCACTGCAATCGCTCTTTTATTTCCTTAAAACACTCTGTTTCATGCTCATCGAATAACTACAg ataa